Proteins from one Cryptomeria japonica chromosome 4, Sugi_1.0, whole genome shotgun sequence genomic window:
- the LOC131875236 gene encoding uncharacterized protein LOC131875236, with translation MPARHRGPRTGCGRGPGGCMRARESPHPEISERSHHRPRQDEVREGEVRKESHQSGHQERECSHSPPRRRVEVDQEEVAASHMRDLMRARPPTFDGLGIGMEAETWLLELNRFRARFLSEHWRRRKENEFHNLRQGRMSVDEYERIFFEVRQYADIVAYETTLVQHFVRGLKDYICREVHMHEPKTLQATTKKARIAEENHSLSAGGTTRGQVASAPGHRAIHCPQCTSQTSGQQREALVEPTMGDSSRTHRVFTMIDNHQTKHQATVVETSGVIGGILCSVLFDSGASNSFVTPYLVERCGLSMTKQDDRWQVELAMGSKAVVDSLVHSCPLVLGDLHTSVDLCIMPLRSYDVVLGMDWLGSHQAHIDCRSKRVHCVDDSERSVEIVGIHRPISLRMISAMQMKRCARKGC, from the exons ATGCCTGCTAGGCATAGAGGACCTAGAACGGGATGTGGTCGTGGTCCTGGAGGTTGCATGAGGGCTCGTGAGAGTCCTCACCCCGAGATTTCAGAGAGGTCACATCACA GGCCAAGGCAGGATGAGGTTAGAGAGGGTGAGGTTAGGAAGGAGTCTCACCAGTCAGGGCACCAAGAGAGAGAGTGCTCGCACTCACCTCCCAGGAGGAGAGTTGAGGTTGATCAGGAGGAGGTAGCGGCTAGCCACATGAGGGATTTAATGAGAGCTCGTCCTCCCACTTTCGATGGTTTAGGCATAGGGATGGAGGCTGAGACATGGTTATTGGAACTGA ACCGGTTTCGAGCTAGATTTTTGTCAGAGCACTGGAGACGGCGTAAGGAAAATGAGTTCCATAATCTGAGACAGGGCAGGATGTCAGTTGATGAGTATGAACGGATATTCTTTGAGGTCAGACAGTATGCAGACATAGTGGCATATGAGACTACGCTTGTGCAGCACTTTGTGCGGGGTCTCAAGGATTATATTTGTAGAGAGGTTCACATGCACGAACCTAAGACTTTACAGGCCACCACAAAGAAGGCGAGGATCGCCGAGGAGAATCACTCCTTGAGTGCAGGGGGTACTACAAGAGGACAAGTAGCCAGTGCCCCA GGCCATAGAGCCATTCATTGTCCTCAGTGCACATCACAGACTTCGGGTCAGCAGAGGGAAGCTCTAGTAGAGCCCACTATGGGAGATTCAAGCAGGACTCATAGAGTGTTCACGATGATTGATAACCATCAGACTAAGCACCAGGCCACCGTGGTtgagacatcaggtgtgataggtggtattcTTTGCTCtgttttgtttgattcaggagcttcaAACTCTTTTGTTACTCCTTATTTAGTAGAGAGATGCGGGCTTTCTATGACAAAGCAGGacgataggtggcaggtagagctAGCTATGGGGTCCAAGGCAGTGGTGGACTCCCTTGTGCATAGTTGTCCTCTAGTTTTGGGAGACCTTCATACCTCAGTGGATTTGTGTATCATGCCCTTGAGATCTTATGATgtagttcttggtatggattggttGGGATCACATCAGGCACATATAGATTGCAGGAGTAAGAGGGTGCATTGTGTAGATGATAGCGAAAGGAGTGTAGAGATTGTAGGCATTCATAGACCTAtttctcttcgcatgatttctgccatgcaaatgaagaggtgtgcacGGAAGGGTTGTTAG